In Nanohaloarchaea archaeon SW_7_43_1, a single window of DNA contains:
- a CDS encoding ribosome biogenesis protein, translating into MIKKCPECNSYTLKQEHCTDTETARPPKFSYPDRYGEYRRKTKKQMEDQN; encoded by the coding sequence ATGATTAAAAAATGTCCAGAATGTAACTCATATACACTGAAGCAGGAACACTGTACAGATACAGAAACTGCAAGACCGCCAAAATTCTCTTACCCGGATAGATATGGAGAATATAGACGGAAAACCAAAAAACAGATGGAAGACCAGAACTAA
- a CDS encoding 30S ribosomal protein S27e, with product MARDFYRVKCSECGNEQKIFSHASTKVECLVCSEELATPTGGKADVNGEIAEELKAE from the coding sequence ATGGCCAGAGATTTCTACAGGGTAAAATGCAGCGAATGCGGTAATGAGCAGAAGATCTTCTCACATGCATCAACAAAGGTTGAATGTCTAGTGTGCAGCGAAGAACTCGCAACCCCTACCGGCGGCAAGGCAGACGTGAATGGAGAAATAGCAGAAGAACTTAAAGCAGAGTAA
- a CDS encoding 50S ribosomal protein L44e translates to MVKIPKEQRRYCPNCDKHTEQTLKEPTNQNAGAWKKKDRKRQRKVDNGYGSFPYENPAIRSRGRKNPTSEKKDLEFNCKECGKSYKRQNPIRTSKLEIER, encoded by the coding sequence ATGGTCAAGATTCCAAAAGAACAGAGAAGATACTGCCCAAACTGCGATAAGCACACAGAGCAGACACTCAAAGAACCAACTAATCAAAACGCAGGCGCCTGGAAAAAGAAAGATAGAAAGAGACAGAGAAAGGTAGATAACGGGTACGGATCATTCCCATATGAGAACCCTGCAATCAGAAGCAGAGGAAGAAAGAACCCGACCTCGGAGAAGAAAGATCTCGAGTTTAACTGCAAGGAATGCGGAAAGAGCTACAAGAGACAAAACCCAATCAGGACTTCAAAACTTGAGATTGAACGGTGA
- the pyrH gene encoding UMP kinase → MVEKVYALGGSILTENLDKLDQYKNAFSSEKQKIIVTGAGRLKENILAAEEYGNQTELDLIGIEATRLNAKTLATALNAYPEIPETVKEVRKAAETGKDTVMGGLVPGYSTDAVAATVAELFEARLIIATSVDGVYTEDPEEQEAEKIEETTVSELRELTEGNKSAGTHDLIDSTALDIIERSNIRTEIVLGTPENLKSSELNGSRILEKG, encoded by the coding sequence ATGGTAGAAAAAGTATACGCACTAGGAGGATCAATTTTAACAGAGAACCTGGATAAACTGGATCAGTACAAGAACGCATTCAGTTCGGAGAAGCAGAAAATTATAGTTACAGGCGCCGGTAGACTGAAGGAAAACATTCTTGCAGCAGAAGAATACGGGAACCAGACAGAGCTCGATCTTATTGGAATAGAAGCTACGAGGTTGAACGCAAAAACATTGGCGACAGCGCTCAATGCATATCCGGAGATCCCGGAGACAGTGAAGGAGGTTCGAAAAGCAGCAGAAACAGGGAAAGATACTGTTATGGGTGGTTTGGTCCCTGGCTACTCTACAGATGCGGTTGCGGCAACGGTTGCAGAACTTTTTGAGGCCAGACTAATCATTGCGACAAGTGTAGACGGAGTCTATACCGAAGATCCTGAAGAACAGGAGGCGGAAAAGATAGAAGAAACGACAGTATCTGAGCTTAGGGAGCTAACAGAAGGTAATAAATCAGCTGGAACACATGACTTGATAGACTCTACAGCACTCGATATAATCGAAAGATCTAATATCAGAACGGAAATAGTTCTGGGAACGCCTGAAAACCTGAAATCCTCTGAACTCAACGGTTCAAGAATCCTGGAAAAAGGTTAG
- the msrB gene encoding peptide-methionine (R)-S-oxide reductase, whose amino-acid sequence MKEKDWKEELSEEEYEVLREKGTETRGTGKYLDQKEDGNYCCKACGQEIFDSDTKFSSGSGWPSFYDAIEGSIEFQEDDRHSMDRTEVTCSNCDSHLGHVFDDGPEPTGKRYCINSIALDFEEE is encoded by the coding sequence ATGAAAGAGAAAGACTGGAAAGAAGAACTATCCGAGGAAGAATACGAAGTCCTGAGAGAAAAAGGAACTGAGACCAGAGGAACAGGTAAATATCTTGATCAGAAAGAGGATGGAAATTACTGCTGTAAAGCGTGTGGACAGGAAATATTTGACTCAGATACAAAATTCAGCTCTGGTTCCGGATGGCCAAGTTTTTACGATGCAATCGAAGGATCAATCGAGTTTCAAGAAGATGACCGCCACAGCATGGATAGAACTGAGGTAACATGCTCCAACTGCGATTCACATCTCGGACATGTATTCGATGACGGTCCGGAACCAACCGGGAAAAGATACTGCATCAACTCGATAGCTCTTGACTTCGAGGAAGAATAG
- the pcn gene encoding proliferating cell nuclear antigen (pcna): MFKAELENVGLVQDSLKTISDLISEGLFQLKEDGIHLIAADPAMVALVDFKLEEDVFEGYDLDEETKVGLNLENFYSILRRANSGDTLTFEVKEDESKFYIKMEDSSTRDFSLPILNLSEDDIPSTDQLDFDVTADLETSVLESAIKDAMVVGDSVTVSSDGDSLTIEAEGDQSNVKFNIQEGSEGLMEIEGSQCKSMFSLDYLNSITGAKKLSDTLQLRLGNDFPMRLNFEVPEKARLSFVLAPRIEED; the protein is encoded by the coding sequence ATGTTTAAAGCTGAACTAGAAAATGTAGGACTTGTACAGGATTCATTAAAAACCATATCAGATCTGATTTCAGAAGGGCTTTTCCAACTGAAAGAAGACGGAATCCATCTAATCGCAGCAGATCCTGCGATGGTCGCTCTTGTAGACTTCAAACTGGAAGAAGATGTATTCGAGGGCTATGATCTAGACGAGGAAACCAAGGTAGGACTTAACCTAGAAAACTTTTACTCGATTCTAAGAAGAGCAAACTCAGGTGATACATTAACTTTTGAGGTAAAGGAAGACGAGTCCAAATTCTACATAAAAATGGAGGACTCATCTACCAGAGACTTTTCACTGCCTATACTCAACCTTTCAGAGGACGACATCCCATCAACAGACCAGCTGGATTTCGACGTAACAGCAGACCTAGAGACTTCTGTGCTTGAAAGCGCTATCAAGGATGCAATGGTTGTAGGAGACTCGGTGACAGTATCATCAGACGGGGACTCACTTACAATCGAGGCAGAAGGAGATCAAAGCAACGTTAAGTTCAATATTCAGGAAGGAAGCGAAGGATTGATGGAGATCGAAGGATCACAGTGTAAGTCAATGTTCTCTCTTGACTATCTTAACTCAATCACAGGCGCCAAAAAACTCAGCGACACACTTCAGTTGAGACTCGGAAATGACTTCCCGATGAGACTCAACTTCGAAGTCCCTGAAAAAGCAAGGCTCAGCTTCGTACTCGCACCACGCATTGAAGAAGATTAA
- a CDS encoding signal peptidase I — protein sequence MDAHKSWNDLKESKAFKEFYFVALALILAFGIIQTTGVVFDTEKPVVTVVSCSMYPEYNVGDVILVQGQSFEEIEEGDVVVYDSESPEVNIPIIHRVILKTDDHIETQGDNTRGQHDFEKDIGPDQIYGKTAFSIPRVGLVKILAMDLFGYSGDEPLSFDSTPACRRV from the coding sequence ATGGATGCTCACAAATCTTGGAATGATCTAAAGGAATCGAAAGCGTTCAAGGAGTTCTATTTTGTGGCGTTGGCCTTGATACTTGCTTTCGGCATAATTCAGACAACAGGGGTAGTTTTTGATACGGAAAAACCTGTCGTCACGGTGGTTTCGTGCTCAATGTACCCTGAGTACAATGTCGGGGATGTAATACTTGTACAGGGTCAGAGCTTCGAGGAGATTGAAGAAGGAGATGTAGTTGTGTATGATTCTGAAAGCCCGGAAGTCAACATACCGATAATACACCGGGTTATATTGAAAACAGACGATCATATAGAGACGCAGGGGGATAACACTCGTGGACAACACGATTTCGAAAAAGATATCGGACCTGATCAGATATACGGGAAGACAGCTTTCAGTATTCCAAGAGTAGGGCTTGTGAAGATTCTGGCAATGGATCTATTTGGATACTCAGGGGACGAACCATTAAGTTTTGATAGCACTCCTGCATGCCGCAGAGTCTGA
- a CDS encoding sugar ABC transporter ATP-binding protein has protein sequence MTLIEAENLNKNFKIYSRGEGITGYLKSFVSRDYDEVNAVENLNLEIEKGNMIGYIGANGAGKSTTVKMLTGILEPTSGRIEVNGINPHEERKKNAMNIGVVFGQKTQLWWDLPVKESFKLLKDIYEVSDEDYEARIDEFDEVLQLSDFWDQPVRKLSLGQKMRCELAAAFLHHPKIVYLDEPTIGLDVAVKERIRDFIRKMNDEINITVILTTHDIGDIEDLCERIIVLDEGRKIYDGALTELVNNYTSRRIILETDDIIELEIEGVEEVESINRKTKILFDSEKISASELMNKVLEKYDVGDFQIKEPDIEMVVKKIYNEGI, from the coding sequence ATGACGCTTATAGAAGCAGAAAACTTGAACAAGAACTTCAAAATTTACAGTCGTGGAGAAGGCATAACCGGATACCTGAAATCTTTCGTCTCAAGGGATTATGACGAAGTAAATGCTGTAGAAAATCTTAACCTAGAGATTGAGAAAGGGAATATGATAGGATATATCGGAGCTAATGGAGCCGGAAAATCTACAACCGTTAAAATGCTGACCGGTATTCTCGAACCTACTTCAGGACGAATTGAAGTTAATGGGATAAATCCACATGAAGAAAGAAAGAAAAATGCGATGAATATCGGAGTTGTATTCGGACAGAAAACCCAGCTCTGGTGGGATCTACCGGTTAAGGAGTCCTTCAAACTATTGAAAGACATTTATGAGGTCTCTGACGAAGATTATGAGGCCAGGATTGATGAGTTTGATGAGGTTCTTCAGCTCAGTGATTTCTGGGATCAGCCGGTGAGAAAGCTAAGCCTTGGACAGAAAATGAGATGCGAGTTAGCGGCGGCGTTCCTCCACCACCCGAAAATTGTCTATCTGGATGAGCCGACGATAGGTTTGGATGTAGCCGTAAAAGAAAGAATCAGAGATTTCATCCGGAAAATGAATGATGAGATAAACATCACGGTAATACTTACCACACACGATATAGGCGATATAGAGGACTTATGTGAAAGGATTATCGTACTTGATGAGGGCAGGAAAATATACGATGGTGCCTTGACTGAGTTGGTAAACAACTACACTTCCCGAAGAATAATTCTGGAGACCGATGATATTATTGAACTTGAGATTGAGGGTGTAGAGGAAGTTGAGAGCATTAATAGAAAGACAAAGATATTATTCGATAGTGAAAAGATCTCTGCCTCAGAGCTTATGAATAAGGTTCTGGAGAAGTATGATGTCGGTGACTTCCAAATTAAGGAACCTGATATCGAAATGGTTGTAAAGAAGATTTACAATGAGGGCATCTAA
- a CDS encoding inorganic pyrophosphatase: protein MVNKWHDYDTGPNAPEEIYAVIENPTGTQNKYEYDKDKESVVLDRVLYASINYPGDYGFIPRAYYEDGDPMDILVLTTHSTFPGCVIEVRPVGILYMDDDGEQDDNIIAVPTEDPRWNNVEDLNDVNRHRKEEIAEFFATYKNLEPKKEVEIEGWGGKEEAHEAIERSQELYEQNF from the coding sequence ATGGTAAATAAATGGCATGACTACGATACCGGGCCTAACGCTCCGGAGGAAATTTACGCTGTAATCGAAAACCCGACAGGAACCCAGAACAAATACGAATACGATAAGGACAAAGAGAGCGTGGTGCTTGACCGTGTTCTCTACGCTTCTATCAACTATCCAGGAGACTACGGCTTTATACCACGAGCCTACTATGAAGACGGCGATCCAATGGATATCCTAGTTCTCACAACACACTCCACTTTCCCGGGATGTGTCATTGAGGTAAGACCAGTAGGTATTCTCTACATGGATGACGATGGAGAACAGGACGACAATATTATCGCAGTACCTACCGAAGATCCTAGGTGGAACAATGTAGAAGATCTTAACGATGTAAACAGACATAGAAAGGAAGAGATCGCGGAGTTCTTCGCCACCTACAAGAACCTCGAGCCTAAGAAAGAAGTAGAGATCGAAGGCTGGGGAGGAAAAGAAGAAGCACATGAAGCAATTGAGAGAAGTCAGGAACTTTACGAGCAGAACTTTTAG
- a CDS encoding NUDIX hydrolase: MKELAYCQKCGTELESRKHEDRERYYCPECSDILYRNSIPVAGVFVVRGDEVLLIKRGNEPHKNEWSYPAGYLEFDEKPEEGAVRELKEETSLTADQKELELVTTIHLEHPDKYVVGNAYTVSFDQTEGEIEAGSDAKDAEFLTVEEMRSKVSQIESPKIIEAAEEAIRTVNRQG; encoded by the coding sequence ATGAAGGAGCTGGCTTACTGCCAAAAATGCGGGACAGAACTGGAGTCGAGGAAGCATGAGGACCGGGAGAGATACTACTGTCCTGAATGCTCAGATATCCTTTACCGTAATTCTATACCTGTGGCAGGCGTTTTTGTTGTGCGAGGAGATGAAGTTCTACTCATAAAACGGGGTAATGAACCACATAAAAACGAATGGAGCTACCCTGCCGGTTATCTTGAGTTCGATGAGAAGCCGGAGGAAGGCGCTGTCAGGGAGCTTAAAGAGGAAACAAGTTTAACTGCAGATCAGAAAGAGCTGGAACTTGTCACTACAATCCATCTTGAGCATCCTGACAAGTACGTTGTTGGGAACGCATACACGGTCAGCTTTGACCAGACTGAAGGGGAAATTGAAGCGGGTAGTGACGCGAAGGATGCAGAGTTCTTGACGGTTGAGGAAATGAGATCGAAAGTCTCTCAGATAGAGTCGCCGAAGATTATAGAGGCGGCAGAGGAAGCTATTCGAACTGTCAATCGTCAGGGTTAA
- the sufC gene encoding Fe-S cluster assembly ATPase SufC produces MSFEVKDLEVSVEDEKIVKGISLEVDPGEIHAVMGPNGSGKSTLCKSLMGNPEYTIDSGSILIDGEDVTDEETDERAREGLFLGFQYPAEISGISVAEFLKEAINAQREEEDKEPISQSDFRDLLKEKLELLDMDEEYARRYLNEGFSGGEKKRNEILQMAVLQPKYAMLDEIDSGLDIDALEIVADGINKLAEEDRGMLMITHYQRILDYVEPDRVHVMIDGEIVKSGGPELAHKLEDEGYEWAKKK; encoded by the coding sequence ATGAGTTTTGAAGTAAAAGATCTTGAAGTATCAGTTGAAGATGAGAAAATTGTAAAAGGTATTTCTCTTGAGGTTGATCCTGGAGAAATCCATGCTGTCATGGGTCCAAATGGTTCCGGTAAATCAACTCTCTGCAAGTCCTTGATGGGTAACCCGGAATACACCATTGACTCCGGAAGCATTCTGATTGATGGAGAGGATGTTACTGATGAAGAAACAGACGAAAGAGCAAGAGAGGGTCTTTTCCTTGGATTCCAGTACCCCGCTGAAATTTCAGGTATCAGCGTCGCCGAGTTTCTGAAGGAAGCGATCAACGCTCAAAGAGAGGAAGAAGATAAAGAACCGATTTCCCAGAGTGATTTCCGTGATCTTCTGAAGGAGAAGCTTGAACTCCTTGATATGGATGAAGAATACGCACGGCGTTACCTGAACGAAGGATTCTCGGGTGGAGAGAAGAAGAGGAATGAGATCCTTCAGATGGCGGTTTTACAGCCAAAGTATGCTATGTTAGACGAAATAGATTCCGGTCTGGATATTGATGCACTGGAAATTGTGGCAGATGGTATCAATAAGCTGGCAGAAGAGGACCGTGGAATGCTGATGATCACCCATTACCAGAGAATACTTGATTATGTGGAACCGGACAGAGTACATGTTATGATTGATGGAGAAATAGTTAAGTCCGGGGGCCCAGAACTGGCCCATAAACTGGAAGATGAGGGCTACGAATGGGCTAAGAAGAAGTAG
- a CDS encoding fibrillarin (involved in pre-rRNA processing): MKQIQTRIFKKNTSIYTEAASGESVYGEKFVKENNQKYRKWDPNRSKAGAAVMKDVNLGIKRDSEILYLGAASGTTVSHFSDIVSEGFIYAVEYSETVIRDLLEVAEDRENIAPILGNARKPEKYSEIVEKCDIVFQDISQSDQAEIFIRNCEKYMKDDGTGLLAVKAKSISTSEEPGKIFNDVREKIEEYFEILAETTLEPYEKDHLFLKLKKKE, translated from the coding sequence ATGAAACAAATACAAACTAGAATCTTCAAGAAGAACACCAGTATCTACACTGAAGCCGCCTCTGGAGAGTCAGTCTACGGCGAAAAATTTGTGAAAGAAAATAACCAAAAATATAGGAAATGGGATCCAAACCGTTCCAAGGCGGGAGCAGCTGTTATGAAAGATGTTAATCTCGGAATTAAGAGAGACAGCGAAATCCTCTATCTTGGTGCAGCCTCCGGTACTACAGTTTCACATTTCTCCGATATAGTCTCAGAAGGATTCATCTACGCGGTCGAATACTCTGAAACAGTTATCCGGGATCTTTTGGAAGTGGCGGAAGACCGGGAAAATATTGCGCCGATATTGGGGAACGCCCGGAAACCTGAGAAGTATTCAGAAATAGTTGAGAAATGTGACATAGTTTTCCAAGATATATCACAGAGCGATCAGGCGGAGATATTCATAAGAAACTGTGAAAAATACATGAAAGATGACGGAACAGGACTTCTGGCTGTGAAAGCTAAATCTATTTCGACCTCGGAAGAACCCGGGAAAATATTCAATGATGTCCGAGAGAAAATTGAGGAGTATTTCGAGATTCTCGCAGAAACTACCTTAGAACCTTATGAGAAGGATCATCTTTTTCTAAAACTGAAGAAAAAAGAATGA
- the lysS gene encoding lysine--tRNA ligase yields the protein MTDEREERLEQLRNLRENDEAYSYNFDRSHTVEELKGFDSGSEEKLPEDNFSTAGRVMEIRNFGELAFLDLRGEKEEVQVIVRNDEELLEEVENLYGGDIIGVEGTLTYTDKGEFSLMSENLEVLSRGARQIPKEHFGVEDEELQYRDRALHLITDIDARDIFRTRSQVISEIRDFLEDREFMEVETPTIQPVYGGAAAEPFTTHVNALDQEHYLNISPELYLKRLIIGGYERIFEITKNFRNESIDTTHNPEFTMMEVYQAYADYEDMMELMEQLYEQVAVEATGSAEVEYQGETLDFSAPWPRMTMREAIQENGGFDVTELRDEEIRERMEEHGAELDSEYERGLAIAELFEEVAEENLIQPIHIIDHPEETTPLCMQHRNEDGLIERFESFAAGMELCNAYTELRDPIRQRNLFEDEQRRQEEGDDEAHPIDMDFLKALELGMPPTGGLGIGIGRMVMLMTDQESIRDVLLFPMMR from the coding sequence ATGACAGATGAACGAGAAGAACGACTTGAACAGCTACGAAATCTCAGAGAAAACGACGAAGCCTACTCCTACAACTTCGACCGAAGCCATACGGTGGAAGAGCTAAAGGGATTTGATTCGGGAAGTGAGGAAAAACTTCCAGAAGATAACTTTTCGACTGCAGGCAGAGTAATGGAGATCAGAAACTTCGGAGAACTAGCGTTCCTCGATCTCAGAGGAGAAAAGGAAGAAGTTCAGGTAATTGTCAGAAATGACGAGGAACTACTGGAAGAAGTTGAGAACCTGTATGGAGGTGATATAATCGGAGTAGAAGGAACTCTGACATACACAGATAAAGGAGAGTTCTCACTGATGTCAGAGAACTTAGAAGTGCTCTCTCGTGGTGCGAGGCAAATACCAAAAGAACATTTTGGAGTAGAAGATGAAGAACTGCAGTATCGGGACAGAGCTCTACATCTGATAACAGACATCGATGCTAGAGACATTTTCAGAACAAGAAGCCAGGTTATCTCCGAAATCAGAGACTTCCTAGAAGACAGAGAATTTATGGAGGTAGAAACTCCGACAATCCAGCCTGTCTATGGAGGAGCAGCCGCAGAACCATTCACCACTCACGTCAACGCTCTGGATCAAGAGCATTACCTAAATATTTCGCCAGAGCTATATCTCAAAAGACTGATTATCGGCGGATACGAGAGAATCTTCGAAATCACGAAGAACTTCAGAAATGAATCTATAGACACGACTCACAACCCGGAGTTCACGATGATGGAAGTATATCAGGCTTATGCTGACTATGAGGATATGATGGAGCTGATGGAGCAGCTATATGAGCAAGTCGCTGTAGAAGCTACCGGCTCTGCCGAAGTTGAGTATCAAGGGGAAACTCTAGATTTCTCTGCTCCCTGGCCTAGAATGACGATGAGAGAAGCCATTCAAGAAAATGGCGGTTTTGATGTAACAGAGCTTAGAGATGAGGAAATTCGGGAAAGAATGGAAGAACACGGTGCCGAGCTTGACTCAGAATATGAAAGAGGGTTAGCAATAGCAGAACTATTTGAGGAAGTTGCAGAAGAAAACCTGATCCAACCTATACACATCATTGACCATCCAGAGGAAACTACTCCTCTATGTATGCAGCACAGGAATGAAGACGGATTAATCGAGAGGTTTGAGTCATTCGCAGCAGGCATGGAGCTATGTAATGCCTACACCGAACTTCGAGATCCGATCCGGCAGAGAAACCTGTTTGAGGATGAGCAGCGAAGGCAGGAAGAAGGCGATGATGAAGCACATCCAATTGACATGGACTTTCTCAAAGCACTTGAGCTTGGTATGCCGCCAACCGGAGGACTCGGAATCGGTATAGGAAGGATGGTGATGCTGATGACAGACCAAGAGTCTATTAGAGATGTGCTGCTATTTCCGATGATGAGGTAG
- a CDS encoding FeS assembly SUF system protein, with protein sequence MVKEKEVREQLKQVIDPELDVNIVDLGLIYEIEVDEQEDIDILMTLTTPGCPLHGVFDELVKKEVRKLDAGDIEVELTFEPRWTPEEMSDEAKDKLGNVPGMNVF encoded by the coding sequence ATGGTCAAGGAGAAAGAAGTCAGAGAACAGCTGAAACAGGTCATAGACCCAGAACTGGACGTTAATATAGTTGATTTGGGGTTAATCTATGAGATAGAAGTGGATGAACAGGAAGATATAGATATTTTAATGACATTAACCACACCTGGCTGTCCTCTTCACGGAGTATTTGATGAACTGGTGAAAAAAGAGGTAAGAAAGCTTGATGCAGGAGATATTGAGGTAGAACTAACCTTTGAACCAAGGTGGACACCAGAGGAAATGAGCGATGAGGCAAAGGATAAATTAGGTAATGTTCCGGGAATGAATGTTTTCTAG
- the rnz gene encoding ribonuclease Z has product MDIWTVGTSSAVPTRERALACNMINYQGERILFDCGEGAQRRIMMDKLGLMKIDRIFISHWHADHFSGLLGLIQTLEMEGRERPLYIYGPPRTEEFTDRILDTGYFKRSYDIFVEDLVEGDVIAGDGYEVHPFEVEHGVNAFGYVFEESSQIKANKQKMEKFGLESTPKIGDLKAGESIEWEGQTVKPEQVVEKVPGRKIVYSGDTSKCDNLIKNSENADLLIQEATCLHEVIEDRKNHTSAKQAGEIARKADAEKLVLTHFSRRYRDEEEKLKEEAGKEFKNVELGQEGKRFEVKPHRPE; this is encoded by the coding sequence ATGGATATCTGGACGGTCGGGACATCAAGTGCTGTACCTACTCGAGAGAGAGCTCTTGCATGTAACATGATAAATTACCAGGGAGAGAGAATTCTCTTCGATTGCGGTGAGGGCGCTCAGAGAAGAATAATGATGGACAAGCTTGGGCTAATGAAGATTGACAGAATTTTTATCAGCCACTGGCATGCCGATCACTTCTCTGGACTTCTTGGTTTGATCCAGACACTTGAGATGGAGGGAAGGGAAAGACCTCTCTATATCTACGGCCCTCCAAGAACTGAAGAATTTACTGACAGAATACTGGATACCGGCTACTTTAAACGTAGCTACGATATATTCGTAGAGGATTTAGTTGAAGGTGATGTGATTGCCGGGGACGGCTACGAAGTACATCCTTTCGAAGTTGAACACGGCGTGAACGCCTTCGGTTATGTGTTTGAAGAAAGCTCACAGATTAAGGCAAATAAGCAGAAGATGGAGAAGTTCGGACTTGAAAGCACACCAAAGATCGGAGATCTCAAAGCCGGGGAATCCATCGAATGGGAAGGCCAGACAGTCAAACCGGAGCAGGTCGTAGAGAAAGTACCTGGCCGAAAAATTGTTTACTCGGGTGATACCTCGAAATGTGACAATCTTATCAAGAATTCAGAGAATGCCGATCTCCTAATCCAAGAAGCGACCTGTCTCCATGAAGTTATTGAGGATAGAAAAAACCATACCTCTGCGAAACAGGCGGGCGAGATTGCGAGAAAAGCAGATGCCGAAAAGCTTGTACTCACCCATTTTTCTCGGAGGTACAGAGATGAAGAAGAAAAACTAAAAGAGGAAGCAGGGAAAGAATTTAAAAATGTAGAGTTAGGACAGGAAGGGAAAAGATTTGAGGTTAAACCTCACCGTCCTGAATGA
- a CDS encoding tRNA (cytidine(56)-2'-O)-methyltransferase (catalyzes the S-adenosyl-methionine-dependent 2'-O-ribose methylation of C56 in tRNA transcripts), with the protein MIKVLRLGHRRGRDDRISTHVGLTARQWGADEIVFSGEKDENMMESQRDIIDRWGGDIELRYTGEWKKEIKDFDGLKLQLSMYGRKIGEKLDELKQEYESKGDILVIVGAEKVDRWVYKNVDHNISVGNQPHSEIAALSVFLDRLRCGEIKDSFEGAEIEIEPSEDRKLTKEK; encoded by the coding sequence ATGATTAAAGTCCTTAGACTCGGTCATAGAAGAGGAAGAGATGATAGAATCTCGACTCATGTTGGCCTAACAGCAAGGCAGTGGGGGGCGGATGAAATAGTTTTCTCCGGTGAGAAAGATGAAAACATGATGGAGAGCCAGAGAGATATTATTGATCGGTGGGGTGGAGATATCGAGCTGAGATACACTGGTGAATGGAAAAAAGAGATCAAGGATTTTGACGGATTGAAATTACAGCTTTCGATGTACGGAAGGAAGATAGGAGAGAAACTAGACGAGTTGAAACAGGAATACGAAAGTAAAGGCGATATTCTGGTGATCGTTGGAGCCGAAAAGGTGGATCGCTGGGTCTATAAAAACGTTGACCACAACATCTCAGTCGGAAACCAGCCTCATTCCGAGATTGCGGCCCTCAGCGTTTTTCTCGACAGATTAAGATGTGGCGAAATTAAGGATAGTTTTGAGGGAGCCGAGATAGAGATTGAGCCTAGTGAGGATAGAAAACTGACTAAAGAGAAATAA